The genomic interval GGCGAGGGTAAAGCGAAGATCAAGGCATTGGTTTTAACGCCTACGAGGGAGCTAACCGTACAAGTCGCGGAGGCGTTTGTCACCTTTGGAAAATTCTTACATGTAAAGCCCAAAGTGGTCAGTGTCATCGGTGGGGAGAAGATCGGTGAGCAACTCTATGACATTCAACAAGGGTGCGACATCGTGGTTGCAACTTCGGGGCGTCTGCTTGACATTATGAGCAAAAAGCAAATCGATCTTTCTCGTGTCGAGTTTTTTGTGCTCGATGAAGCAGACAAGATGCTTGACCTTGGTTTTGAGCAAGAGTTAGGCTCTATACTTGAGGCGTTGCCTGCCAAACGACAAAATCTTCTTTTCTCTGCGACCTATCCCGAAAAGATGCAAGCTATTGCTTCCAAGATAACCAAAAATGCTGTGGACGTGAGCATCGAAGCCGAAGCGCCAACAGTTGAGCTTATAAAGCAACGTGCTATCGAGGTCAACAAAGAGAACCGTGCACCACTTTTGCGCCAGTTACTACGTGAAAACAAATGGGAACTGGTTTTGGTGTTTATGGCAAACAAACGCGCCGCCGATAACATCGCCGTGAAGTTTCGTAAACATGGCTTTTTAGCGGAATCATTTCATGGAGATTTACTTCAAGAAGACCGTTCGTGGACGTTGAAGTCGTTTAAAGAGCGCAAGATTCGCGTTTTGTTTGCCACCGACATCGCTTCGCGTGGGCTTGACATCGATGATGTGAGTTGTGTCATCAACTTTGATTTACCGCGTGCAACGGAAGACTACATTCACCGTATCGGACGAACGGGACGTGCAGGCAAAGAGGGTTTGGCGATCTCGTTTATAGACCATGAAGACAAGGCGCATTTTGCACTGATTCAGAAACGGTGTGGTGTGAAGCTTGAAACAGAGCAGATCAAGGGTTTTGAGTTAGAAGGCGTTGCTCCCCAAAAAGAGAAGGGAAGTGCGCCCATCAAGGGAAAACGCAAGAGTAAAAAAGACAAGTTAAGAGAAGCACAAAAAGAGGGTGCAAGCTCCTAAGAGCCTGCACCTAAAAGAGCATTAAATAAAGATAACAGACATAACATAAACGATTGCAATGGTCACAAGTCCTTGTACTAAAGTTGCCATAGTAAATGCCTTGTACGCGGTTGGAACATCCATTTGACTGAAACGTGAGACAACCCAAAAGAAACTATCATTTGCGTGACTGACCGTCATCGCTCCAGCGCCAATCGCCATAACGGTGAGAACTTTACCCATTTCACTGTCTAATCCTAAACTTGCAAGAAGCGGATACATAATGGTCGAAGTCACCACCAGTGCCGTTGTTGAAGAGCCTTGCGCGGTTTTAAGCGCTGCTGCGATGATGAAGGGCACAAAGATACCAAGGCTAAGGGTTTGAAGCGTTAGCCCAAGGTAATCACCAATGCCACTGGCTTTAAGAACCGCCCCCAGCGCACCACCCGCTCCTGTGATGATGAGAATCTCACCTGCATTTTTAACACCTTCACCGACCCACCCTGCTAAACGCTCTTCGTCCCATTTTGGAAGTAAAAGGCTGGCAAAAAGCACACCGACTAAAAGCGCATTGGCAGGGTGACCTAAGAAAACAAAAAATTTATAGATAAACGTTTCACTAGAGCCTTTAAAGGCGAGCTTTGCGATACTTTCTATTGCCATCAAAAGAACAGGGACAAAAATAGGCGCAAAAGATTTGAACGCACTGGGAAGCGTGCCGTATTTGGCTTGGACTTCGCTGTCTTTTTCCAAGTCAATATCAAGGTCTTCGCCACTTTGATACAATGGGCCTCGTTTGATCGCCCAAAAATAACCTGCAAGCATCGTAAAAATAGCGACAAACAGACCCACGAGAATAACAAGACCAAGATTTCCAACCATCAAGTTACCCGCCGCCGCAATAGGGCCAGGTGTCGGAGGAACCAGCGTATGGGTGGCATAAAGCCCCGTTGCGAGTGCGACACTCATTGCCACACCGGAGACTTTAAGCTGTTTGACCATCGAGCGCTTGAGTGCGTTTAAGATGACAAATCCGCTGTCACAAAACACAGGAATCGAGACGATGTAGCCGATGATGGACATCGCTAGAATTGGGCGCTCTTTACCCACAAGTTTAAGAACAACGTTTGCCATTTTAATCGCAGCGCCACTTTTTTCCAAGATGACACCAATGATGGTTCCAAGCACAATGACGATACCAATATACGCTAAAATGCCGCCAAAGCCTGATGTGATGGTTTTTGCGATGTCGGCGTACTTCATACCGACACTAAACGCGATTCCATACGCCGCAATAAGAAGGGCAATAAAAGGGTGCAATTTCCATTTGCTGGTTGAAAGTACGATAAATCCTATCGCTACGAGTAAGATAACGATTAACATTCTGACTCCTTCGTGAGTTTTTTAACTTAAACTATATGCTTAAATTTAAACAGGTAATTATAGTCTAAAAGGAGTCATTTGAAGACGAAAAAACGTAAAGAATGAATCGTTTACGTTTTTTACATGTAAAGGTTTTAAGCGACGATAGCAGCTTTCTTAACTTCGAGTCTATCGTACATATCGAGGATATTGACATAATGTTGATGTAGGCTAACATCGATGAGGTACGCTTTACCATCTAAGATGTTTAAGGCATGTTCGACTTTTTCTTTGCCAAAGATGTCCCAAAGGGCACTTTCATACTCAGCCCAAACCAGTTTTTGCTCTCTCAAAGAGAGGATTTCGCAGAGAAGTTTGCTCATAGGGTTTTGACTAAAAGAGAGCAGCATTTGAGCCTCTTCGTAATTTTCCAACAGCAGATGCACTTGCGCTTTAAGCTCGATCATCTGAAAATTTTGCTCGAAAATCACGCCGATGTATTTTTCCATATTGAGTGAATCTTCCAGCGGTTCGATCGCTTCAAGCAAGGCTTCGTGGTCTTCTTCTTTGAAGTTGAGCACGCTATGGCGTATGAATTTACCACTGTTTCGGTTTTGATAGACCATATCTTCGATAGGGTAAACCTCGGAGATGCTAGGAACGAGCATATGGCATGAATAAAAGTCTAAGTAGGTGTATTCACGCAGGTAAATCTCTTTACCCATTGATTTGACGATGTCGCATAAAAAAGCGTACTCCGCTTCGCTTCCCTCACCCTTGTAATCCCATGGTGCATACTCAAAACTTTTGATAGCATTTAAAAAGCCAAAGCCGATTTTACCGTTAGAATCGATGAAGTGAGCTTCAAGGTTGAAAGTGTCGCCTACGATGCTCATGTCAAACGTTGGCATCTCAAACGCGTCAAGATTTTCAACGCCTCGTCCTTGCATCAGCTCGCTCATGGTGCGCTCCAAACTGACCTCTAAAATCGGGTGGGCGCCAAAGGAGACAAACAGCGTGCCATTGCGTGGGTTAATGAGCGAGATAGCCGTTACGGGGAACTTTCCACCCAAAGAGGCATCAAGCACTTCAACGATGAAGCCTGCTTTTCTAAGCTCAGCTAAATCAGCCTGAAGTTTAGGAAATGTAGCGATGATCGCTTCGGGGTATTTTGGAAGGGCATACCCATTTTGGATGATCTCAATTTTGGCATGACGCTCAAAGATCTCACTCAGCGCCTGCACTTTCGCTTCATCAGGCGTGTTTCCGCTCGCAAGTCCGTTACTGACATAAAGATTGCTCAGAATGTTGAGGGGAATGTAAACCTCTTCTTTCCCAAAAAAGCTCTGAAAAGGGAGTGCCACAATTTTGTCCAGATAGTCACTGTTGAAGTCGACCAAGTCTTCGTGGCTCATTTCATGGGATGGATTATAGATTACATGTAAAGAAGGATTGAGGTACTCACCACCAAATTCAAACACCTTTTGGTCAGGGTAATAGGCACGATTTGGAAGGTGAAAATCGATAAAACAGTTATTGGTTTGAAGGCGTTCGATGTACTCGCCAAGTGCGCTCGCTTTAGAAGCAAGAGAAAGTGTGCCTTTGCCGTTAGAGTAGATGTGATTAGGCGCTTCGATGGAAGCTAAATTGACCGAGTAGCAGTGTGTAAGGGGATGCTTCTCGGTTGCAAATTTCATGCCACAACCAAGGTCTTTTAAAATTGTTTCCATTTTTAAAATAGAAGCTTCAAGGGGTGCATTTTTTGAGAGAATATTCATAATGTCATAATTCCTTTTGGGTGTAACGCGATATGGTAAAATGGGTAAAAGTTGAGTAGGTTTAGGAAGTAACGTGGTCACACTAGAAGTTTAGAACTTCCATTGTGACCACGTTAAAATCAATTCGAATGGTGGAGCTGTGGGGGATTGAACCCCAGTCCAAAAATAGCCACCTATGACGTCTACATGCTTAGATATTGTTGATAGTGTTTAATTTTGCTTCGTACAACAATCAGAAAACTACGCAAAACGAGCCTTTAACTTCGCTGCATGTAAAGGCGTTCATGCAGTATATCTATCATAGCTATGATACTTCCCAATCCTCCTTAGATAGCATTAAAGGGAGAAGCAGTCCTTATGTATTAAACTTATGCAGCTAGTGCGTAAGCAGGACGATAGTTACTGTTGTTAGCAGTTATTGATTGAAGGTTGTGTAACGGAAGACCCTCACTTCCGACATGCAGCCATAAGCTAAAACTACTCCTGTCGAAGCCATGTCAGCCCCATTCGAGGATACGATTTTACCATAATAAATAGGAAACTTTGCTATAATCCGCAAAAATATAGAAGGATTTTGTTTTGAAAAGATTTTTATCGTATCTTTGTGTAGCACTTTTGGTCTTATTGATGCAAGGATGCGCTTCTCGTACACCTCCCGCTTCAACGGTTACAACCTTTGCCAATGAAAAGCCAGATACTACCAACCCGAAACTTTCTAAGCTAGTTGGTAAAAACTATATCAAGGGAATTGTTCGCTCTTTGAAACAAGAGGCAAATTCGCAATTATGGAATTATGAGATTGATGGTATTGATACAACCAATGGAAAATTACCTTATGTGAACTTCAACCACAAAACAGTTCTTGCAAACGAGGGGGATCTCGTTTATGCTTCGTTTGATGGTATGCGTTTAACGGAGATGTTTGTGATCAAAGAGGGCTTTTACAAAGGTGGAAAACGTAATACCTACACACCGCCTGTTAAGAAAAAAAGCACCAGTACCAGTAAAAGTAAAAGCAGCGATGATGGTGGTGCAGGAAAACGTGACAAAGCGCACCAAGTGATAGGCGTTCCAAAAGAAGAGACCATTAAATTCTAAAGGTTTACTTTTGTTAACCGATCGTTTACTTTGAGTTCCTATACTTCTCTTAGCGAATTTCATATTTTCTTCTGAAAGTGAAGACTCAAAGGGGCGATCCGCCAAGCGTCTCTTTGAAACCTTTCTCCAACTCTATCGTAAAAATAGCTCCCCCATTTTCATTTCGTGCTTCAAGTTTTCCTCTCATACTTTTTTCAATGATCAGTTTTGCCATATAAAGCCCAATGCCTGTGCCTTCATTTTGCTCTTTGGTGCTCACATAAGGCTCAAAGATCTTCTCAATAGGCACTATCTTTATTCCCCCACCATTATCTTCAATGCTAAGACGTACCATTTGTTCGTCACTTCCAAGGCTAATGGTAATTTTACCACCTTGTCTTTCTGAAGTGATGATGGCATCTTTGGCGTTAGAGAGAAGGTTGAGAACAACTTGTTCGTACTCACTTTTGTAGCCTATGATAAATTCATCGTGTAAGATATTGACCTCTATTTCGATCTCTTGATTGGTAATAGACATAGCAATGATGCGCAAAACGTCGTCGATAGACGTTTGAATGCTAAACATTTTTTTGTCTTTGTTGGGCATAAAGAAATTACGAAAATCATCGATGGTGTGGGACATATACTCGACAATGGTTTCTGCTTCAACGCATTTAATCTCCATTGCTGTTTTATCGAGCTTGTCCATATTGTATTTTAGTTTGAGCGTCATTAAAAGGGCTGAGAGCTGTGAGAGCGGTTGTCGCCATTGGTGTGCGATGTTGCTGATCATCTCTCCAAGGGCGATAAATTTGGATTTTTGGATGAGTAGTTGCTCTTGTTCGCGGTTTTTCTTGATCTCTTCTGTTACACGACTCTCTAGTGTTTTGTTGAGGTTTTCAAGCTCAAGTGTTTTTTGCTGAACCTGTTTATGGTAAGTGTTTAAAAAGCGTTCGATCCGTTTGCCTAGCATGACGGCAAAGGTATTGGCAATGAGTGCAAAAAGAAGAAAGATGATGATCGCTGATGTGATTTCAAGCTCCATCTTTTTTTTAAAGGCTGCTTTAGCGATGTCGATCTCTTTGTCAATATCATCGGTGTAAGCGCCTGCGGCAATGATGATATTCCACTCTTTGTAGAGCTTAAAGTAAGAGACTTTGGGGCGAATGATGTTGCTATCAGGTTTTTTGTAGATGTATTCGACAAAGGAGTACCCTTTTTCGTGAATATCTTGCAAAAATATTTTACGAAATGCCTTACCATTTTCATCGGTATACGCATCGGAGATGTATTCACCTTCTAAATCAGGACGATTGGGATTGATGAGCATTTTGGCAAACTTGTCTCCACCGCTCATATGTTCAACCTGATACACAAAAATATAGTTGTGCTCTTGCCCACCGTAGCGAATATGGCGTATCCAGTCATACACCTCATGATGTAAAGCCTCTAAGGCACTTGGCTCCATAAGGTTTGTTCGGCTCTTTTTAAATTCGATAAATTCAATAATGGCATCCACTTCACGTTTTAGAACATTACGTTTATTTTCAACGAATGTTTTTTTAGTATCTTCGATCTGCGCTTGCAAAATCTCATACTGCTTGGTAATGAAAAAATACCCGTTAAAAAGCATGAGTGAGCTGATAATAAAAATGGTACTAACGATAATGATCGTAGAGATATTGCTCTCTTTAATAATCTTCACAAAAAACTCCCACAGTGACTGCTATAATAATGAAAACGAAAAAGAATCATAGTCATTCTTTTGAGAAATGTAAAGGGTTGTAAATGGATGAAAAGATGTTAAAAAAGCTTGCGCCATATAGAGTTTTGTATGCCGAAGATGACGTAGGAGTACGTAAAAATGTCTATGAACTGCTCAGCCTTCTTTTCAAAGAGGTCTATCTTGCGACGGATGGGGAAGAAGCGTACACACTTTTCGTGCAACACAAACCCGATCTCATCATTACCGACATTAAGATGCCGCATTTAAGTGGTATTGATTTGGCAAAAAAGATTCGCCAGAACGATCATAAAGCCCATATGATTATCATCACCGCGTACACGGAGGTAGATTTTATGCTTGAAGCGATTGAACTCTCTTTGCTTCGCTACATCGTTAAGCCCATCACAGAGCCTAAACTGTTTGATGCACTGGAAAAATTTTTGCAAGCAAAAGAGAAAGCACACCTTCAAGAATTAGCACCCAGTTGGTATTATGATTCATTGCAAAAAACCATTACACATGAGAGTGACATTTATGAGCTTACCAAGAAAGAGGCAAAGCTTATTGAACTTCTGTTACAAAAAGATTCGATCATCTCTTATGAAGAGATTGAGCAGAAATTATGGGAGAGTGAGTACATGAGTCTCAACGCCCTTCGTTTGATGATTAAGAACTTAAGAAAGAAGTTACCAGAGGGGACTTTAAAAAATATTCAAGGAATTGGTTACAAATTGTAACATAAAAAATCAAGAAAAGTTTAATTTTACCCAGTTTAGTTACAAAAAGAAACCATTGGAGCGTTATTCGTAATACTTTGAAGCTTTACATGTAAAGATACATAACTTTGACATAATTTTCACCTATAATCGACAGTGAAAATACTATGAATAAGGAGTCAACATGACTAAGTTTCTTAAAGTAATGGCGCTAGCAACGCTTCTTGTTTCCTCTGCTATTGCTGCAGAATATACCATCAAAGTGACACACGTCGTCAGTCCAAATACCCCAAAAGGTATGGGTGCTGATTTCTTTGCAAAAAGAGTCGGTGAGCTCACAGGCGGCAAAGTTGAAGTTGTTGTTTTCCCAAACTCACAGTTATACGGTGATGGCGAAGAGATGAAAGCCCTCAAACTTGGAAATGCTCACATCGCAATGCCAAGCTTCTCAAAATTTACCAGTATTGTTCCAGAGATGCAACTTTTCGATCTTCCTTTCATCTTTAGAGACAAAGATCATCTTTATAAAGTCTTAGATGGCGAAGTAGGGCAAGTTCTGAAAGATAAAGTCACCGCAAAAGGTTTCGTTGCGCTTGATTATTGGGATGCAGGCTTTAAACACCTCTCTTCCAATAAAAAAGCAATTTTGACCCCACAAGATGCGGAAGGTCAGAAGTTTCGTATTATGAGCTCACACGTTTTGGAAGCTCAATTCAAAGCGATTGGCGCAAATCCACAAGTCTTGCCATTTTCAGAGGTTTACTCAGCATTGCAACAAGGTGTTGTCGATGGTGCTGAAAATCCACTTTCAAACTTCTATACCAAAAAGTTTAACGAAGTTCAAACAGACTTAACCCTCTCTGACCATGGTTATCTTGGTTACTTGGTCATTATGAGTGAGAGCTTTTGGAAAAAATTCCCAAATGACCTCAAACCAATGGTGCTTCAAGCGATGAAAGAAGCCACCGTGTATGAGCGAAAGCTAGCGGCGCAAGATGATGAAGAGATGCTTACGAAGTTAAAAGAGTATGCAAAAACATCAGGCAACCTCAAAATTCATACATTAACAGCAGAGCAAAAAGCGGTATGGCAAAAAGCGATGGAAGCGATCTATCCACAGTTTTACAAGGTCATCGGTGAAGATCTCATTAAAAAAGTTCAAGCGGTTAAATAACCTAAGAGAAGGCACTTTGTTACAAATGCAAGGTGCCTTTTTTTGTATCTGCGCCTTTATGGCTTAAAAGACTTTATGTAAAAAGTTTGGATAAAAAGAGAAGAGATGAAAAAATATTTTACAATCCTCGATTTAGGGGTTATGGCAATCAATAAAAATATTGCAGTTTTTGGCATTGCCTTGGGTGTTATTCTTGCCTTTACAAACGTGGTACTGCGCTATTTTTTTGAGATGAGTCTTACGTGGGCAGGAGAGCTTACCAACTATCTTTTTATGTGGTCAGCGCTTTTTGGTGCCGCGTATGGTTTCAAAAAAGGGGTTCATATCTCTGTGACAATGCTTTTGGAGAAATTACCACCCATGATGGCAAAAATTATTCTGATGGGGGCACATCTGTTTAGTTGTCTCTACCTTGCATTGATGTCCTATTTTGGGTACGAATTGGTTTTGATGTTGATTGATTTTGGTGAAATGAGCATCGATCTACGCATTCCGATGTGGATTCCACACCTTGTTTTGCCTTTTGCTTTTATTGGCGCGGCATTTCGTGCAGGAGAGAAAATCTTTGAAGTGGCTGCAACGGACGCACATAAAGTGGTCGTAAACAGCGAACTTGAAACATTGCACGATTCATTAGAAATTAGAGGAGTTAAAGATGTTAATGCTTAGTATATTTGGATTACTCTTTCTCCTAATGTTCCTAGGCGTTCCTGTCTCTGTAGCGTTGGGTTCCAGTACACTGATTACCGCTTATTTCTTTACCGATATGGATTTACTGGGTATTACGTCACATGTGTTTGATGGGCTCAACAAGTATTCGCTCATGGCAATTCCTATGTTCATTTTAGCAGGTTCTTTCCTTTCAAAAGGTGGAGCGGCACATCGTATTATTGAGTTTGCAAAGTCGATCGTTGGGCACCTTCCAGGTGGTCTTCCTATCGCAGCTATTTTTGCTTCGATGATCTTTGCAGCCGTCAGTGGTAGTTCACCGGCAACGGTTGCGGCGATTGGCTCGGTTATGTTTAGCGCGATCAAAGAGGCAGGCTATCCAAGAGGTTATGCCATCGGTACGATTGCGACATCAGGAAGTTTGGGTATTTTGATTCCTCCTTCCATTGTTTTCATCGTTTACGGTGTTACCGCAGATCTTTCTATCGGTAAGCTGTTTATGGCGGGTGTTGTACCTGGTCTTTTGTTAGGTTTTATGCTGATGGCGCTAACGTATGTCGGTGCAGTACGGTTAGGCTTTAAACGAACCGAACCGGCTTCTTTTAAAGAGCGTTTGAAAAAATTTAAAGAGGCATTTTGGGCGTTGATGCTGATTGTTTTGGTTATTGGTGGAATTTATGGTGGTATTTTTACGCCAACAGAAGCAGGTGCGGCGAGCGCAGTGTACGCATTTTTTGTTTCAGTTTTCGTTTATAGAGATTTGAAACTCAAAGATGTCTATCCTATTATATTAGAATCAGCACTCACCAGTGCGATGATCTTTTTCGTCATCGCCAATGCAATGATCTTTGCGCACTTCTTAACCGATGAGACGATTCCTCAACAAATTACAAGAATGATT from Sulfurospirillum multivorans DSM 12446 carries:
- a CDS encoding YcaO-like family protein — its product is MNILSKNAPLEASILKMETILKDLGCGMKFATEKHPLTHCYSVNLASIEAPNHIYSNGKGTLSLASKASALGEYIERLQTNNCFIDFHLPNRAYYPDQKVFEFGGEYLNPSLHVIYNPSHEMSHEDLVDFNSDYLDKIVALPFQSFFGKEEVYIPLNILSNLYVSNGLASGNTPDEAKVQALSEIFERHAKIEIIQNGYALPKYPEAIIATFPKLQADLAELRKAGFIVEVLDASLGGKFPVTAISLINPRNGTLFVSFGAHPILEVSLERTMSELMQGRGVENLDAFEMPTFDMSIVGDTFNLEAHFIDSNGKIGFGFLNAIKSFEYAPWDYKGEGSEAEYAFLCDIVKSMGKEIYLREYTYLDFYSCHMLVPSISEVYPIEDMVYQNRNSGKFIRHSVLNFKEEDHEALLEAIEPLEDSLNMEKYIGVIFEQNFQMIELKAQVHLLLENYEEAQMLLSFSQNPMSKLLCEILSLREQKLVWAEYESALWDIFGKEKVEHALNILDGKAYLIDVSLHQHYVNILDMYDRLEVKKAAIVA
- a CDS encoding TRAP transporter large permease, which translates into the protein MLMLSIFGLLFLLMFLGVPVSVALGSSTLITAYFFTDMDLLGITSHVFDGLNKYSLMAIPMFILAGSFLSKGGAAHRIIEFAKSIVGHLPGGLPIAAIFASMIFAAVSGSSPATVAAIGSVMFSAIKEAGYPRGYAIGTIATSGSLGILIPPSIVFIVYGVTADLSIGKLFMAGVVPGLLLGFMLMALTYVGAVRLGFKRTEPASFKERLKKFKEAFWALMLIVLVIGGIYGGIFTPTEAGAASAVYAFFVSVFVYRDLKLKDVYPIILESALTSAMIFFVIANAMIFAHFLTDETIPQQITRMIMDANVGPIMFLVIVNILLLLMGQFMEPSSIVMITVPLLLPLVMALGIDPIHFGVIMVVNMEIGMITPPVGLNLFVAAGMTGLSLKEVVVAALPWVAVLFVGLLLVTYIPMISLWLPQLMYGI
- a CDS encoding GntP family permease encodes the protein MLIVILLVAIGFIVLSTSKWKLHPFIALLIAAYGIAFSVGMKYADIAKTITSGFGGILAYIGIVIVLGTIIGVILEKSGAAIKMANVVLKLVGKERPILAMSIIGYIVSIPVFCDSGFVILNALKRSMVKQLKVSGVAMSVALATGLYATHTLVPPTPGPIAAAGNLMVGNLGLVILVGLFVAIFTMLAGYFWAIKRGPLYQSGEDLDIDLEKDSEVQAKYGTLPSAFKSFAPIFVPVLLMAIESIAKLAFKGSSETFIYKFFVFLGHPANALLVGVLFASLLLPKWDEERLAGWVGEGVKNAGEILIITGAGGALGAVLKASGIGDYLGLTLQTLSLGIFVPFIIAAALKTAQGSSTTALVVTSTIMYPLLASLGLDSEMGKVLTVMAIGAGAMTVSHANDSFFWVVSRFSQMDVPTAYKAFTMATLVQGLVTIAIVYVMSVIFI
- a CDS encoding response regulator transcription factor; the encoded protein is MDEKMLKKLAPYRVLYAEDDVGVRKNVYELLSLLFKEVYLATDGEEAYTLFVQHKPDLIITDIKMPHLSGIDLAKKIRQNDHKAHMIIITAYTEVDFMLEAIELSLLRYIVKPITEPKLFDALEKFLQAKEKAHLQELAPSWYYDSLQKTITHESDIYELTKKEAKLIELLLQKDSIISYEEIEQKLWESEYMSLNALRLMIKNLRKKLPEGTLKNIQGIGYKL
- a CDS encoding sensor histidine kinase, yielding MKIIKESNISTIIIVSTIFIISSLMLFNGYFFITKQYEILQAQIEDTKKTFVENKRNVLKREVDAIIEFIEFKKSRTNLMEPSALEALHHEVYDWIRHIRYGGQEHNYIFVYQVEHMSGGDKFAKMLINPNRPDLEGEYISDAYTDENGKAFRKIFLQDIHEKGYSFVEYIYKKPDSNIIRPKVSYFKLYKEWNIIIAAGAYTDDIDKEIDIAKAAFKKKMELEITSAIIIFLLFALIANTFAVMLGKRIERFLNTYHKQVQQKTLELENLNKTLESRVTEEIKKNREQEQLLIQKSKFIALGEMISNIAHQWRQPLSQLSALLMTLKLKYNMDKLDKTAMEIKCVEAETIVEYMSHTIDDFRNFFMPNKDKKMFSIQTSIDDVLRIIAMSITNQEIEIEVNILHDEFIIGYKSEYEQVVLNLLSNAKDAIITSERQGGKITISLGSDEQMVRLSIEDNGGGIKIVPIEKIFEPYVSTKEQNEGTGIGLYMAKLIIEKSMRGKLEARNENGGAIFTIELEKGFKETLGGSPL
- a CDS encoding DEAD/DEAH box helicase, which encodes MPFSTLKLCPQILQALAEVGYTQPTSIQEKVIPLVLERKDIMARAQTGSGKSASFVLPMLELWSASKGEGKAKIKALVLTPTRELTVQVAEAFVTFGKFLHVKPKVVSVIGGEKIGEQLYDIQQGCDIVVATSGRLLDIMSKKQIDLSRVEFFVLDEADKMLDLGFEQELGSILEALPAKRQNLLFSATYPEKMQAIASKITKNAVDVSIEAEAPTVELIKQRAIEVNKENRAPLLRQLLRENKWELVLVFMANKRAADNIAVKFRKHGFLAESFHGDLLQEDRSWTLKSFKERKIRVLFATDIASRGLDIDDVSCVINFDLPRATEDYIHRIGRTGRAGKEGLAISFIDHEDKAHFALIQKRCGVKLETEQIKGFELEGVAPQKEKGSAPIKGKRKSKKDKLREAQKEGASS
- a CDS encoding TRAP transporter substrate-binding protein: MTKFLKVMALATLLVSSAIAAEYTIKVTHVVSPNTPKGMGADFFAKRVGELTGGKVEVVVFPNSQLYGDGEEMKALKLGNAHIAMPSFSKFTSIVPEMQLFDLPFIFRDKDHLYKVLDGEVGQVLKDKVTAKGFVALDYWDAGFKHLSSNKKAILTPQDAEGQKFRIMSSHVLEAQFKAIGANPQVLPFSEVYSALQQGVVDGAENPLSNFYTKKFNEVQTDLTLSDHGYLGYLVIMSESFWKKFPNDLKPMVLQAMKEATVYERKLAAQDDEEMLTKLKEYAKTSGNLKIHTLTAEQKAVWQKAMEAIYPQFYKVIGEDLIKKVQAVK
- a CDS encoding TRAP transporter small permease, which gives rise to MKKYFTILDLGVMAINKNIAVFGIALGVILAFTNVVLRYFFEMSLTWAGELTNYLFMWSALFGAAYGFKKGVHISVTMLLEKLPPMMAKIILMGAHLFSCLYLALMSYFGYELVLMLIDFGEMSIDLRIPMWIPHLVLPFAFIGAAFRAGEKIFEVAATDAHKVVVNSELETLHDSLEIRGVKDVNA